A single region of the Labeo rohita strain BAU-BD-2019 chromosome 3, IGBB_LRoh.1.0, whole genome shotgun sequence genome encodes:
- the ubtf gene encoding nucleolar transcription factor 1, whose protein sequence is MNGEMDSTAKEPVWEQDDLLKLLDAMKVNLPEKDLAKYKTSESHLDWEKVAFNSYSGEMCKQKWQEVSREIRKFRTLTELIVDAQDYIKNPYKGKKLKKHPDFPKKPLTPYFRFFMEKRAKYAKLHPEMSNLDLTKILSKKYKELPERKKEKYVKDFLKEKESFMLSMMKFKQDHPDLLENVNKKSNVPEKPKTPQQLWYCHEKKAFLKTHPDATTKDIKDSLGKQWPQLSDKKRIKWIAKSLEQHKLYEEKMREFIQQHPEMNMTEGDIVKSTLTKAERQLKDKFDGRPDKPPSNGYSMFCAELMSSMKDVPSTERMVMCSQRWKLLKQNEKDAYQKRCEQKKKEYEVEMNRYLLSISEEEQQRILSEQKMGSFKKGGGGSSPASKKKSSKAKSSTEKPKPPVSAMFIFAEEKRPKLQQERPDLSDLELTRLLARMWNELSDKKKEKYKNLELTLKAESEKQSKEDKGKLPETPKTAQEIWQQSVIGDYLARFKNDRAKAQKAMEATWNTMEKKEKIMWIKKAAEDQKRYERELSEMRSPAPVVTPGKKMKFDGEPKKPPSNGYQKFSQEMLSNGELNHLPMKERMGEIGGRWQRLAQKEKDRYKRLAEEKQRQYKVLLEQWLASISSQERAAYKEYNSLKRRSTAKPGATAAKVKPKAKQSDEEEDDDEDDDDDDDEEEDEEEKESDDGSSSDDSDDDDDDNEEDMEDEEVEDKENKSESSSSASSSDDSSGSDSD, encoded by the exons ATGAATGGAGAAATGGACTCTACTGCTAAAGAACCCG tttGGGAGCAGGATGACTTGTTGAAGCTGTTGGATGCCATGAAGGTGAACTTGCCAGAAAAAGATCTGGCCAAGTACAAGACATCTGAGTCCCATTTGGACTGGGAGAAAGTGGCTTTCAACTCATACTCTGGAGAGATGTGCAAACAGAAATGGCAGGAAGTTTCACGCGAG ATACGCAAATTCCGCACCCTTACTGAGCTGATCGTGGATGCGCAGGACTACATCAAAAATCCATACAAAGGAAAGAAGCTGAAG AAGCACCCAGACTTCCCCAAAAAGCCGTTGACACCGTATTTCCGTTTCTTTATGGAGAAGCGTGCCAAGTATGCTAAACTACATCCAGAAATGAGCAACCTAGATCTCACAAAAATCCTGTCCAAAAAATACAAGGAGCTCCCAGAGCGTAAAAAA GAGAAATATGTGAAAGACTTTCTCAAAGAAAAGGAGTCTTTCATGCTCAGCATGATGAAGTTCAA GCAAGATCATCCTGACCTCCTAGAGAACGTTAACAAGAAGTCCAATGTTCCAGAGAAGCCCAAGACACCCCAGCAACTGTGGTACTGCCATGAGAAGAAGGCCTTTCTCAAAACACACCCAGAT GCGACTACCAAAGACATCAAGGACAGTCTTGGCAAGCAGTGGCCACAGCTCTCAGACAAGAAGAGGATAAAGTGGATCGCGAAGTCTTTGGAGCAGCACAAACTGTATGAG GAAAAGATGCGTGAGTTTATTCAGCAGCACCCAGAGATGAACATGACGGAGGGAGACATCGTCAAATCCACTCTGACCAAAGCAGAGAGACAGCTTAAGGACAAGTTTGATGGGCGGCCAGACAAACCACCTTC taatggtTACTCTATGTTCTGTGCTGAGCTGATGTCCAGTATGAAAGACGTTCCCAGTACAGAGCGTATGGTCATGTGCAGCCAGCGCTGGAAACTCCTTAAACAGAATGAGAAAGATGCCTATCAAAAGCGCTGTGAGCAG aaaaagaaagaatatgAAGTTGAGATGAATCGCTACTTATTA AGTATCTCAGAGGAGGAGCAGCAGAGAATACTGTCAGAACAGAAGATGGGCAGCTTTAAAAAGGGAGGTGGAGGCAGTAGTCCCGCTTCCAAAAAGAAGAGCTCAAAAGCAAAG TCCAGTACAGAGAAGCCCAAGCCTCCTGTGTCTGCAATGTTTATTTTCGCTGAGGAAAAGCGTCCAAAACTTCAACAGGAAAGGCCTGATCTTTCTGACCTGGAGCTCACCAGACTACTGGCCCGCATGTGGAACGAGCTTTCTGACAAGAAAAAG GAGAAATATAAAAACCTGGAGTTGACGCTGAAGGCAGAGTCTGAAAAACAGAGCAAAGAGGACAAAGGGAAACTACCAGAAACGCCCAAAACAGCTCAGGAAATCTGGCAACAAAGCGTCATTGGTGACTATCTTGCCCGATTCAAG AATGATCGAGCGAAAGCTCAAAAAGCCATGGAGGCCACCTGGAACACCAtggagaagaaagaaaagatcATGTGGATCAAGAAGGCTGCAGAAGACCAAAAGAGATATGAA AGAGAGCTGAGTGAGATGCGATCGCCTGCCCCAGTCGTCACCCCTGGgaagaaaatgaaatttgaTGGGGAACCTAAGAAACCGCCCTC GAACGGTTATCAGAAGTTTTCTCAGGAGATGCTGTCAAATGGCGAGCTGAATCATCTGCCCATGAAAGAGCGCATGGGTGAGATCGGAGGCCGCTGGCAGCGGCTCGCTCAGAAAGAGAAAGACCGTTACAAAAGGCTGGCAGAAGAGAAACAGAGGCAGTACAAAGTGCTGCTCGAGCAGTGGCTTGCG AGTATATCATCACAAGAGAGAGCTGCATATAAAGAATATAATTCACTG AAACGGAGGAGCACAGCAAAACCAGGTGCCACCGCTGCTAAAGTGAAACCCAAGGCCAAACAATCG GATGAGGAAGAGGATGACGACGaagatgacgatgatgatgacgacGAGGAAGAAGATGAAGAAGAGAAGGAATCTGATGACGGATCATCCTCTGATGACAGTGACGACGATGACGATGAT aatgaagaAGACATGGAGGACGAAGAGGTTGAGGATAAAGAGAATAAATCAGAAAGCAGCAGCAGCGCTTCCAGCTCCGACGATTCGTCGGGTTCAGACTCGGACTGA